CGCTTGGGCCCTATCATTCCTGCGCCTTGGCCTCGCTTAGCAACGCCTGAATCACCCGTTCTTGTTCGTCATAACGGCCTTCGCCAAAGTGCGTGTAACGCACCTGCCCCTTGGCGTCGACCAGGTAGTGGGCGGGCCAGTACTGGTTATCGAAGTGACGCCAGATCGCATAGTTGTTGTCGATGGCAACGGGGTAAGTGATCCCCAGCTTGCGCACCTGCTCCCTGACGTTGGCGGTGATGTGCTCGTAGGCGTATTCCGGCGTGTGCACGCCGACTACCACCAGGCCATCCTTTTCGTACTTCTCCGCCCAGGCCTTTACGTACGGCAGGGTGCGTCGACAGTTGACGCAGTCGTAGGTCCAGAAATCCACCAGTACTACTTTGCCTCTGAGTACCTCGCCGGTCAGTGGCGGAGA
The Pseudomonas poae DNA segment above includes these coding regions:
- a CDS encoding thioredoxin family protein codes for the protein MRPFALLIAGLLLMVALACSLMVSPETKADATTGNTLGPMPSLAGAVEWLNSPPLTGEVLRGKVVLVDFWTYDCVNCRRTLPYVKAWAEKYEKDGLVVVGVHTPEYAYEHITANVREQVRKLGITYPVAIDNNYAIWRHFDNQYWPAHYLVDAKGQVRYTHFGEGRYDEQERVIQALLSEAKAQE